The window AAGAAGCAATCAAAACATCATTTCTATCACAAATAACCAATGTCACACTGAGCGCAGTCGAAGTGCTTATAAAAGGTAAGTAAGATTTAAAATAAAAAAGAGAATATTCAAAAGAAGCAAACAAAACATCATTTCTATCACAAACAACTAATGTTACACTGAGCGCAGTCGAAGTGCTCTTTAATAATCATACACAATGAAAAAAATAATAGTATCTCTAGCAATATTTACCATTTTTGCTTGTAAAGAAGAGCAAAAACAAGTCGAGACAAAAGTGGTTTCAGAAGAAAAAACAGCACTAAAACCTATAGCAGATTCAGATTTAGAAACAGCTGTTATTTACGAAGCTAATATTAGACAATATTCCCCAGAAGGGACTTTTGAACAATTCACAAAGGACATCCCGCAGTTAAAACAAATAGGTGTAAAAGTCATTTGGTTAATGCCTATTTTTCCTATTTCGGAAACAAAACGTAAAGCAACAGGAGGAGCAGATAGTAAGTTTGCATCTGAGTTTCCAGAAGCAGAGCAAGATAAATATTTAGGAAGTTATTATGCAGTATCGGATTTTACTAAAATCAATCCAGAGTTTGGAACAATGGACGATTTTAGAACATTATTAACAACTGCTCACGATAACGGAATTTATGTGATTTTAGATTGGGTACCAAATCATACTGGTTGGGATCATACTTGGTTAAAGACTAATCCGGAATATTATACACAAAATGATAAAGGAGAAGTAGTACATCCTTTGGATACGGATTGGACGGATGTTGCAGATTTAAATTACGACAATCAAGAGATGCGTAAGGCAATGATTAAAGATATGAGCTATTGGTTGACAGAAGAAGGTGTTGATGGTTTTAGATGTGATGTGGCAGGTTCTGTGCCAACCAATTTTTGGCAACAAGCTATTCCTGAATTACGCGCTAAAAAAGACATTTTTATGCTAGCTGAAGCTTGGAAGCCAGAATTATTAGAAGATGGTTTATTTGATATGGGGTACGCGTGGGACAGACATCATGCCATGAATGCTATGGCCAAAGGAGAAAAGGATGCTTCCGAATTTACTACTGCTTTGCAAACTGATTTTGAGCGTTATGCAAGTGATGATATCTTAATGAATTTTGTGACTAATCATGATGAAAACTCATGGAATGGAACAGTAAAAGAACGCATGGGAGACGCCTCAGAAATGATGACAGCCTTAAGTTTTTTAACACCTGGAATGCCATTAATTTATTCGGGACAAGAATATGATTTAGATCACAGGTTATTATTCTTTGAAAAAGATAGTTTCCCACACACTAAAGGAACTACTTGGAAATTATTAGAGAAATTAGCCATGCTTAAACAAAGTAATTCGGCTTTAAATGGCGGAAAAGCTTCCGCTAAATACAATACAATTGATAATGGTAAATCTGTCATTTCATTCTCAAGAACAAACGGAACTGATGAGGTGATTTTTATTGCCAACATTTCAGCAGAAAACCTAAAAACTAACTTACCACAAAAAGGGCAATATCTTGATTTTATGACCAATCAAACGGTCGTGTTAAAAGGAGATGCTATTCCATTGGCTGCTAATGAATACAAAGTCTTTGTAAAGCAGAATTAACAGAATTAGTAGTGTGTTAGAAAAGTTGGACGTCGTGCCAACTTTTCTGTTTTATAGACCTTAATTACTGGATTAAATAAAGGGCGTTTGTTTAAACTAGTTGAGAGTCAGTAGTGTTACCTGTTAAATTAGAATGGCATTATTTATATTAAAAAATATGCTAAACCCTTTTACAATAGTGTTTAAGAGTCTTTTTTTGACTATTTTTGCAGACTATGCAAGAATTAAAACTTTCAGATTGGTTACCTACCACAAACAAAGAGGTGAAAATACGCGGATGGGAAGCACTAGATGTTATCCTTTTTAGTGGAGATGCTTACGTGGACCATCCAACGTTTGGTCCAGCGGTAATTGGGCGTATGTTAGAAAGTTTTGGCTTGCGTGTAGCCATTGTTCCGCAACCAAATGTTAACGATAATCTTCAGGATTTTGTTAAAATGGGTAAGCCGAAACTATTTTTTGGTGTTACTGGTGGTTGTATGGATCCAATGATTAGTAATTATAATGCTAATAAAAAGAAACGTGATAAAGATGCGTACACGCCTAATGGCGATATTGGGTTTAGACCGGATTACGCAACATCAGTATATTCTAAGATTTTAAAAGATAAGTGGCCAGATACTCCAGTTTTAATTGGTGGTATTGAAGCGTCTTTACGTCGTGTAACACATTACGATTATTGGAGTGATCAATTAATGCCTTCTATTTTAGAAACGTCTAAAGCGGATATGTTAGTTTACGGAATGGGAGAACAACCGTTACGCGAAGTGGTCCGTTTACTTGAAAAAGGAGTGCCTTTTAATAGTATTAATACAGTACTTCAAACCGCTGTGCTATTGGATAAAGGCGAAAGTATTCCTAAAAATGCAAATTGGGAAGATGTCGAAATAGCGTCTCACGATGTCTGTTTAAGCGATAAGAAAAAATACGCGTCTAACTTTAAAGTTATTGAGCAAGAATCAAATAAATTGGCTGCTAGACGAATTTTTCAGAAAGTAGGCGAGAAAACCTTAATGATTAATCCACCGTATCCAACCATGACGGAAAAGGAGATTGATGCGTCTTTTGATTTACCATACACAAGATTACCACATCCAAAATATAATAAGCGTGGACCAATTCCGGCGTTTGAGATGATAAAGTTTTCGATCAACATTCACAGAGGGTGTTTTGGAGGGTGTAGCTTTTGTACGATATCTGCGCACCAAGGAAAATTTATTGCATCACGTAGTAAAGAGTCTATTTTAAAAGAAGTCGATACTGTTGCAAATATGCCTGATTTTAAAGGGTATTTAAGTGATATTGGAGGGCCAAGTGCTAATATGTATCAAATGAAAGGTAAAGTACAATCTATTTGCGACAAATGTGTGGCGCCTAGTTGTATTTCGCCAGTAATATGTAGTAATTTAGATACGTCACATAAACCGTTAACAGAATTATACCAAGCGGTTGACAAACATCCAAAAGTAAAAAAGTCATTTATTGGATCTGGAATTCGACATGATATGTTAGTGCCAGAATTTAATAAAAATGCAGATCCAAAAGAGTTGGACGCTTACACGGAAGAGGTGATGACTAAGCACGTTTCTGGTAGACTTAAAGTAGCACCAGAGCATACTAGTGATCCTGTATTAAAACTGATGCGTAAACCATCGTTTAAATACTTCCATAAGTTTAAAGAGCGTTTTGATAAGATTAATATTGCTAAAGGTTTAAAACTACAGTTGATTCCGTATTTTATATCTAATCACCCAGCGTGTGAGGTAGAGGATATGGCAAACTTAGCTGCCGAAACCAAAGATATGGGGTTTCAGTTAGAACAAGTGCAAGGCTTTACTCCGACACCAATGACTGTGGCTACCGTAATTTATTACAGTGGTTACCATCCATACACACTTAAAAAAGTAAATACGCCAATTACGCGTAAAGAGAAAGATGAGCAACACCGTTTTTTCTTCTGGTATAAAGAAGAAAATAAAGCGTGGATAAAAAAGACTTTAAACAAATTAGGGCGCGAAGACTTACTAAAAGTATTACTACCAGGAAAAGAAGAGAAATGGCGTAAAAACACACCTAAAGGAGATGCTAAAAACACCTTTAATGATGCGGTTCCTTTTAACCAACGTAAGAATAAAGCGCAGTTTAAGAGTAAAAAGAAACGTCGTTAAAAATTGACTAGTTTATAAATAAAAACCCACTTATATTAAGTGGGTTTTTTTGTTGAATATCTTAGTGGTTTTTCTGGGTGGGTTGGATATAGCTGGACGTGACACCCCTGCGGTCCCCTCAAGGGGACATCTTGCTGGCGGGATTCGTGTTAAGCTTTGTTATTTATTTTATGCTCACTAATTAAACTCGCTTAAAAAACTTTTGATGCGATGGTCGTCCCATTGCTGGGACTTTAGGGGGTGTCCTGAAAGAGCGTTCCTGACATAGCTGGATGTGACACCCCTGCGGTCCCCTCAAGGGGACATCTTGCCGGCGGGATTCGTGTTAAGCTTCGTTATACGTTTTGTGCCTACCAATTAAACTAGCTAAAAAAAACTGTTGATGTGATGGTCGTCCCATTGCTGGGACTTTAGGGGTGTCCTTAAAACACATGTCTAAATAATGTTATATCTTTAACTTATTAGACTATAGTGAAATACGTTCCGAAAGCAAGTCCGGAACGCATAATTCACTTTAACTATTCTACACAATGAGAAATAAGATTATCCCATACCGTTCAGACTTAAAATTGTTTGTAAGACAATTACGAAAAAACAGCACATTAACCGAAGTTTTACTTTGGCAAAATATAAAGAAACGCGCGTATGGTGTTCAGTTTCATAGACAGGTGCCTATGCTAAGTTATATACCAGATTTTTATTGTCACGAAATTGGTTTGGCTATCGAGATTGATGGTTCTAGTCATGATCATAAAGTGTTATATGATGCTAAAAGACAAGCTGAATTAGAGGCTTATGGTGTGACATTTTTAAGGTTTACTAATGAAGAAGTAAAAAAGAACATGTTTAGTGTGTTGTTGGTTATTGAGGAAAAGGTGAAGGAGTTACAGGGGTAGTAGAATTGGTGTGGACTAAAGCTGAGCGTGAACACCCCTGCGGTCCCCTCAAGGGGAGATCTTGCCGGAGGGTTTCATGTTAAGCTTCGTTATGCATTTTATGTCCACCAATTAAACTAGTTTAAAAAAATATGTGATGAGATGGTCGTCCCTTTGAGGGGACTTTAGGGGTGTCCTTTAAGAGTGGCCTGACATAGCTGAGTGTAACACCCCTGCGGTCCCCTCAAGGGGACATCTTGCCGGAGTGTTGCGTGTTAAACTTCGTTATACATTTTATGTTCACCAATTAAACTAGCTTAAAAAACTGTTGATGAGATGGTCGTCCCCTCGAGGGGACTTTAGGGGTGTCCTTTAAGAGTGGCCTGACATAGCTGAGTGTAACACTCCTGCGGTCCGCTCAAGGGGAGATCTTGCCGGAGTGTTACGTGTTAAACTTCGTTATACATTTTATGTCCACCAATTAAACTAGCTTAAAAAACTGTTGATGAGATGGTCGTCCCCTTGAGGGGACTTTAGGGGTGTCCTTTGAGAGTGGCCTGACATAGCTGAGTGTAACACCCCTGCGGTCCCCTCAAGGGGAGATCTTGCCGGAGGGATTCGTGTTAAACTTTGTTATTTATTTTATGCCCACTAATTAAATTAGCTTAAAAAACTGTTGATGAGATGGTCGTCCCCTTGAGGGGACTTTAGGGGTGTCCTTTAAGAGTATCCTAAAACACAACTAATAACGTGCCAATAATACGCGCACAAAACCTGTTGAGGTAATGGTCGTCCCCTCGGAGGACTTTAGCGGGGTTTATAAAATCATCCTTAAATAATTCATATCTTTAACCTATAAACGCTAAGCTTACATAATAACCTTTAGATTAATATACCATGAAAAAACAACTACAAATAATTAACGGTGTTGCATTTGTTTGTGTTATTGTAATGAACTATATGTCCAACACAGGTTTATTAAATAATACGACTATTGGAGAAGTATCCAAGCAATATAATACCTTGTTTACGCCAGCAGGTTATGCGTTTTCTATATGGGGAATTATCTATTTACAGGTTTTAGCTTTTGTTATTTACCAAGGACGTAGCCTTTTTGTAACTGTAAGAGATGATGCTTTTGTGATTAAAACAGGGTGGTGGTTTTTACTATCGTGTATGGCTAATATATTGTGGATTGTAACCTGGATTTATGGTTACACGCTATTGTCTTCTGTTTTTATTTTTATACTGCTATTCTCATTAATACAAATTGTGCTTAAAAACAGCATGGAATTGGTTGACGAACCTATTTCTGTGATTGTCTTTTTATGGTGGCCTTTTGTAATTTATAATGGTTGGGTTACGGTTGCAAGTATTGCAAATGTCTCTGCAGTTTTAGTAAAATACAATTGGGATGGTTTTGGACTGTCTCCAACCGTTTGGACCGTTTTACTTATTGTTATCGCCATGGTAATAAATTTAATTATTACCTGGACACGTAACATGCGCGAGTTTGCACTTGTTGGTGCATGGGCATTAATTGCTATTTATGTAGCTAATAGTGACGGTAATACTACTGTAGCGTATACCGCTGCAATTGCTGCTGCTATTTTGATAATTAGCAGTTTTGCACATGCTTTTATAAACCGAAAAACAAATCCTGCTATTA is drawn from Psychroserpens sp. NJDZ02 and contains these coding sequences:
- a CDS encoding endonuclease domain-containing protein yields the protein MRNKIIPYRSDLKLFVRQLRKNSTLTEVLLWQNIKKRAYGVQFHRQVPMLSYIPDFYCHEIGLAIEIDGSSHDHKVLYDAKRQAELEAYGVTFLRFTNEEVKKNMFSVLLVIEEKVKELQG
- a CDS encoding alpha-amylase family glycosyl hydrolase, whose protein sequence is MKKIIVSLAIFTIFACKEEQKQVETKVVSEEKTALKPIADSDLETAVIYEANIRQYSPEGTFEQFTKDIPQLKQIGVKVIWLMPIFPISETKRKATGGADSKFASEFPEAEQDKYLGSYYAVSDFTKINPEFGTMDDFRTLLTTAHDNGIYVILDWVPNHTGWDHTWLKTNPEYYTQNDKGEVVHPLDTDWTDVADLNYDNQEMRKAMIKDMSYWLTEEGVDGFRCDVAGSVPTNFWQQAIPELRAKKDIFMLAEAWKPELLEDGLFDMGYAWDRHHAMNAMAKGEKDASEFTTALQTDFERYASDDILMNFVTNHDENSWNGTVKERMGDASEMMTALSFLTPGMPLIYSGQEYDLDHRLLFFEKDSFPHTKGTTWKLLEKLAMLKQSNSALNGGKASAKYNTIDNGKSVISFSRTNGTDEVIFIANISAENLKTNLPQKGQYLDFMTNQTVVLKGDAIPLAANEYKVFVKQN
- a CDS encoding tryptophan-rich sensory protein produces the protein MKKQLQIINGVAFVCVIVMNYMSNTGLLNNTTIGEVSKQYNTLFTPAGYAFSIWGIIYLQVLAFVIYQGRSLFVTVRDDAFVIKTGWWFLLSCMANILWIVTWIYGYTLLSSVFIFILLFSLIQIVLKNSMELVDEPISVIVFLWWPFVIYNGWVTVASIANVSAVLVKYNWDGFGLSPTVWTVLLIVIAMVINLIITWTRNMREFALVGAWALIAIYVANSDGNTTVAYTAAIAAAILIISSFAHAFINRKTNPAIKCVEYFRGRKS
- a CDS encoding YgiQ family radical SAM protein; this encodes MQELKLSDWLPTTNKEVKIRGWEALDVILFSGDAYVDHPTFGPAVIGRMLESFGLRVAIVPQPNVNDNLQDFVKMGKPKLFFGVTGGCMDPMISNYNANKKKRDKDAYTPNGDIGFRPDYATSVYSKILKDKWPDTPVLIGGIEASLRRVTHYDYWSDQLMPSILETSKADMLVYGMGEQPLREVVRLLEKGVPFNSINTVLQTAVLLDKGESIPKNANWEDVEIASHDVCLSDKKKYASNFKVIEQESNKLAARRIFQKVGEKTLMINPPYPTMTEKEIDASFDLPYTRLPHPKYNKRGPIPAFEMIKFSINIHRGCFGGCSFCTISAHQGKFIASRSKESILKEVDTVANMPDFKGYLSDIGGPSANMYQMKGKVQSICDKCVAPSCISPVICSNLDTSHKPLTELYQAVDKHPKVKKSFIGSGIRHDMLVPEFNKNADPKELDAYTEEVMTKHVSGRLKVAPEHTSDPVLKLMRKPSFKYFHKFKERFDKINIAKGLKLQLIPYFISNHPACEVEDMANLAAETKDMGFQLEQVQGFTPTPMTVATVIYYSGYHPYTLKKVNTPITRKEKDEQHRFFFWYKEENKAWIKKTLNKLGREDLLKVLLPGKEEKWRKNTPKGDAKNTFNDAVPFNQRKNKAQFKSKKKRR